In a genomic window of Salmo trutta chromosome 32, fSalTru1.1, whole genome shotgun sequence:
- the LOC115171292 gene encoding aconitate hydratase, mitochondrial: MASYCMTVTRLRLVLGEGARRLHVSAAFNAKAKVAMSRFEPGTSISYEKLHENIDIVRKRLNRPLTLSEKIVYGHLDDPMGQDIARGRTYLRLRPDRVAMQDATAQMAMLQFISSGLPKVAVPSTIHCDHLIEAQIGGVEDLKRAKEVNQEVYNFLATAGAKYGVGFWKPGSGIIHQIILENYAYPGVLLIGTDSHTPNGGGLGSICIGVGGADAVDVMAGIPWELKCPNVIGVKLTGSLSGWTSPKDVILKVAGILTVKGGTGAIVEYHGPGVDSISCTGMATICNMGAEIGATTSVFPYNHRMKTYLNKTGRADIAALADKHKDDLVPDKGCKYDQVIEINLSELKPHINGPFTPDLAHPVSEIGAVAEKNGWPLEVKVGLIGSCTNSSYEDMGRAASLAKQALDKGLKCKAAFTVTPGSEQIRATIERDGFSKILRDVGGVVLANACGPCIGQWDRKDVKKGEKNTIVTSYNRNFTSRNDANPATHAFVTSPEIVTALAIAGTLKFDPETDYLTAANGEKFKLEPPNGDELPARDFDPGQDTYQHPPAESGSVMVDVSPTSTRLQLLEPFDKWNGKDLEDLQVLIKVKGKCTTDHISAAGPWLKFRGHLDNISNNMLIGAINIENDAVNKIKNRLTGEYGGVPDVARHYKANGLSWVVVGDDNYGEGSSREHAALEPRHLGGRVILVKSFARIHETNLKKQGMLPLTFADPTDYDKIRPDDKISITGLATFAPGKPLKGVVKHGDGSQDIITLNHTFNENQVEWFHAGSALNRMKELQ; encoded by the exons ATGGCGTCCTACTGTATGACTGTCACTCGGCTTCGG CTTGTCCTTGGAGAAGGGGCAAGGCGTCTCCATGTTTCGGCAGCCTTCAACGCCAAAGCCAAGGTGGCCATGAGCCGCTTTGAGCCTGGCACCAGCATCAGCTATGAGAAGCTGCATGAGAACATTGACATTGTGCGCAAGAG GCTCAATCGCCCCCTCACCTTGTCGGAGAAGATTGTGTACGGTCACCTGGATGACCCTATGGGGCAGGACATCGCCAGGGGCCGCACTTACTTGCGTCTGCGTCCGGACCGTGTGGCCATGCAAGACGCCACGGCCCAGATGGCCATGCTACAGTTCATCAGCAGCGGCCTGCCCAAAGTGGCCGTGCCCTCAACCATCCACTGTGACCACCTGATTGAGGCGCAGATCGGAGGGGTCGAGGATCTAAAAAGGGCCAAG GAAGTGAATCAGGAGGTTTACAACTTCCTGGCGACAGCTGGAGCCAAATATGGAGTTGGCTTCTGGAAACCAGGCTCTGGAATCATTCACCAG ATAATTCTAGAGAACTATGCCTACCCAGGAGTCCTGCTCATTGGCACAGACTCCCACACACCTAATGGGGGCGGCCTGGGCTCCATCTGCATCGGAGTGGGTGGCGCTGACGCTGTGGACGTCATGGCTGGTATTCCATGGGAGCTCAAGTGTCCCAAT GTGATTGGAGTGAAGCTGACTGGTAGTCTATCGGGCTGGACCTCTCCCAAGGATGTTATCCTGAAGGTGGCTGGGATCCTGACAGTGAAGGGGGGCACTGGAGCCATTGTGGAGTACCATGGCCCAGGCGTCGACTCCATTTCCTGCACCG GTATGGCAACTATCTGCAACATGGGAGCTGAAATTGGGGCCACCACCTCTGTTTTCCCCTACAACCACCGCATGAAGACTTACCTGAATAAGACTGGACGTGCAG ACATCGCTGCCCTGGCTGACAAGCATAAGGATGACTTGGTCCCTGACAAAGGCTGCAAGTACGACCAGGTCATTGAGATCAACTTGAGTGAG CTGAAGCCCCATATCAACGGGCCCTTCACTCCTGACCTGGCCCACCCAGTGTCTGAGATTGGTGCTGTGGCTGAAAAGAACGGCTGGCCCCTGGAGGTCAAAGTGG GTCTGATTGGCAGCTGCACCAACTCCAGCTATGAGGACATGGGCCGTGCTGCTTCCCTGGCCAAGCAGGCCCTAGACAAAGGCCTGAAGTGCAAGGCTGCGTTTACAGTCACCCCCGGCTCTGAGCAGATCCGCGCCACCATCGAGAGGGATGGCTTT TCTAAGATCCTGAGGGATGTGGGTGGAGTGGTCCTTGCTAATGCTTGTGGACCCTGCATTGGCCAGTGGGACAGGAAGGATGTGAAGAAGGGGGAGAAGAATACTATCGTCACCTCCTACAACAGGAACTTCACTTCCAGGAATGATGCCAACCCTGCCACTCATGCTTTCGTCACATCCCCTGAG ATTGTCACAGCCTTGGCCATCGCTGGTACCCTGAAGTTTGATCCTGAGACTGACTACCTCACCGCGGCCAATGGTGAGAAATTCAAGTTGGAGCCACCCAACGGTGACGAGCTGCCTGCCCGTGACTTTGACCCCGGCCAGGACACCTACCAACACCCCCCTGCCGAAAGCGGCTCCGTTATGGTGGACGTCAGCCCCACCAGCACCCGCCTGCAGCTGCTGGAGCCCTTTGACAAGTGGAATGGCAAGGACCTTGAGGACCTGCAAGTGCTGATCAag GTGAAAGGCAAGTGCACCACAGACCACATCAGTGCCGCTGGCCCCTGGCTCAAGTTTCGCGGTCACCTCGACAACATCTCCAACAACATGCTCATTGGAGCAATCAACATCGAGAACGATGCGGTCAACAAGATCAAGAACCGGCTGACGGGAGAGTACGGGGGCGTGCCTGACGTGGCTCGCCACTACAAG GCTAACGGTCTGTCGTGGGTGGTTGTGGGGGATGACAACTATGGGGAGGGCTCGAGCAGAGAGCACGCAGCCCTGGAGCCCAGACACCTGGGAGGCAGGGTCATCCTCGTCAAGAGCTTCGCCAGGATCCACG AGACTAACCTGAAGAAGCAGGGTATGCTGCCCTTGACCTTTGCCGACCCCACCGACTATGACAAAATCCGCCCCGATGACAAGATCTCCATCACAGGCCTCGCAACCTTTGCCCCCGGCAAG CCCCTGAAGGGAGTGGTGAAGCACGGTGACGGCAGCCAGGACATCATCACCCTGAACCACACCTTCAACGAGAACCAGGTTGAGTGGTTCCACGCCGGCAGCGCCCTCAACAGGATGAAGGAGCTTCAGTAA
- the LOC115171293 gene encoding DNA-directed RNA polymerase III subunit RPC8-like isoform X2, with amino-acid sequence MFVAVEMVDTVRIPPWNFQRQFNEAIAEELNKKLANKVVYQVGLCICLYDITKLEDSYIFPGDGASHTKVSLGFFDDIVIPPESLQQPAKFDEAEQVWVWEYETDEGAHDLYMDQGEDIRFRVTDEVFLDTSPTGPSAAATNTPAAPGAEEGGQKKEAPYTLLGTISEPGLGLLSWWNS; translated from the exons ATGTTCGTGGCAGTGGAGATGGTTGACACTGTCAGAATCCCCCCATGGAATTTCCAGCGGCAGTTCAATGAAGCCATAGCCGAAGAACTCAACAAGAAATTAGCCAATAAG GTGGTTTACCAGGTTGGCCTCTGTATCTGTTTGTATGACATCACAAAACTGGAGGATTCCTACATATTCCCTGGCGATGGAGCTTCCCACACCAAAG TCAGCCTAGGATTCTTTGATGACATCGTCATTCCCCCAGAGTCCCTACAGCAGCCTGCAAAATT CGACGAAGCAGAGCAGGTGTGGGTGTGGGAGTATGAGACGGACGAAGGGGCCCATGACCTCTACATGGACCAAGGTGAGGACATCCGCTTCCGGGTCACAGATGAAGTCTTCTTGGACACGTCGCCCACAGGCCCTTCTGCTGCAGCAACCAACACCCCTGCAGCTCCAGGAGCAGAGGAGGGTGGCCAGAAGAAAGAGGCCCCTTACACACTGCTA GGTACCATTAGCGAGCCAGGCTTGGGCCTCCTGTCCTGGTGGAACAGCTAG
- the LOC115171293 gene encoding DNA-directed RNA polymerase III subunit RPC8-like isoform X1 has translation MFVAVEMVDTVRIPPWNFQRQFNEAIAEELNKKLANKVVYQVGLCICLYDITKLEDSYIFPGDGASHTKVHFRYVVFHPFLDEILVGKIKYCSQEGVHVSLGFFDDIVIPPESLQQPAKFDEAEQVWVWEYETDEGAHDLYMDQGEDIRFRVTDEVFLDTSPTGPSAAATNTPAAPGAEEGGQKKEAPYTLLGTISEPGLGLLSWWNS, from the exons ATGTTCGTGGCAGTGGAGATGGTTGACACTGTCAGAATCCCCCCATGGAATTTCCAGCGGCAGTTCAATGAAGCCATAGCCGAAGAACTCAACAAGAAATTAGCCAATAAG GTGGTTTACCAGGTTGGCCTCTGTATCTGTTTGTATGACATCACAAAACTGGAGGATTCCTACATATTCCCTGGCGATGGAGCTTCCCACACCAAAG TCCACTTCAGGTATGTTGTGTTCCACCCTTTCTTGGATGAGATTCTTGTTGGAAAGATCAAATACTGCAGTCAAGAAGGAGTACATG TCAGCCTAGGATTCTTTGATGACATCGTCATTCCCCCAGAGTCCCTACAGCAGCCTGCAAAATT CGACGAAGCAGAGCAGGTGTGGGTGTGGGAGTATGAGACGGACGAAGGGGCCCATGACCTCTACATGGACCAAGGTGAGGACATCCGCTTCCGGGTCACAGATGAAGTCTTCTTGGACACGTCGCCCACAGGCCCTTCTGCTGCAGCAACCAACACCCCTGCAGCTCCAGGAGCAGAGGAGGGTGGCCAGAAGAAAGAGGCCCCTTACACACTGCTA GGTACCATTAGCGAGCCAGGCTTGGGCCTCCTGTCCTGGTGGAACAGCTAG
- the LOC115171294 gene encoding cold shock domain-containing protein C2-like, producing the protein MADPSLTSPSEAPLRSPRAAPLSLSFPFLREGSRVWERGVPPQPRSLPSPLPTKRNRTYSATVRATTGPAFKGVCKSFCRSQGHGFIRPTNGGDDIFVHISDIEGEYVPVEGDEVTYKVSRIPPKNLKIQAVEVKIVHLNPGTKHETWSGQIISQLDES; encoded by the exons ATGGCAGACCCCAGCCTGACGTCCCCCTCAGAGGCCCCTCTGCGCTCCCCCCGGGCTgcacccctttccctctccttccccttcttAAGGGAGGGCAGCCGTGTGTGGGAAAGAGGAGTCCCACCCCAGCCCCGGTCACTGCCCAGCCCACTGCCCACCAAACGCAACCGCACCTATTCAGC CACGGTGCGGGCCACCACAGGGCCAGCGTTTAAGGGCGTGTGCAAGAGCTTCTGCAGGTCACAAGGTCATGGCTTCATCCGCCCCACCAATGGCGGAGATGACATCTTTGTTCACATCTCGGA TATCGAGGGCGAGTATGTCCCAGTAGAAGGAGATGAGGTCACATACAAAGTCTCCCGGATCCCACCCAAAAACCTGAAGATCCAGGCCGTGGAGGTGAAGATCGTTCATCTGAACCCAGGGACGAAGCATGAGACCTGGTCTGGCCAGATCATCAGCCAGCTAGACGAGAGCTAG
- the LOC115171296 gene encoding phosphomannomutase 1 isoform X3 has translation MDESNGSSKRTILCLFDVDGTLTPPREKIDPKLDEFFQSLRRKVKIGIVGGSDYSKIAEQLGEGDEVIQKFDYVFAENGTVQYKDGKLLSKQVGVTEAIQNQIGEELLQDLINFCLSYMGLIKLPKKRGTFIEFRNGMLNISPIGRSCTLEERIEFSEIDKREKIREKFVAALQEEFAGKGLRFTRGGLISFDVFPEGWDKRLCLDVLEGEGLDTIYFFGNETSSGGNDYEIFNDPRTIGFTVYSPEDTARHCREIFFKAPANES, from the exons ATGGATGAATCAAACGGTTCTTCAAAAAGGACTATTCTGTGTTTATTTGACGTGGACGGCACTCTTACCCCACCGAGAGAG AAAATTGACCCTAAGCTGGATGAGTTTTTCCAGTCTCTGCGCAGGAAAGTGAAGATCGGCATAGTGGGTGGATCAGACTACTCAAAGATCGCAGAGCAGCTGGGTGAGGGAGATGAAG TGATACAGAAGTTTGACTATGTGTTTGCTGAGAATGGCACGGTGCAGTACAAAGATGGGAAGCTCCTTTCCAAACAGGTGGGTGTGACTGAG GCCATCCAGAACCAGATAGGAGAGGAACTACTACAGGACCTCATTAACTTCTGTCTCAGCTACATGGGGTTGATCAAGCTGCCCAAGAAAAG GGGCACCTTTATCGAATTCCGCAACGGAATGCTGAACATCTCCCCCATTGGCCGGAGCTGCACACTTGAGGAGCGAATCGAATTCTCTGAAATTGACAAG agagagaaaatccGGGAGAAGTTTGTTGCGGCCCTGCAGGAGGAGTTTGCTGGGAAGGGTCTACGATTTACTAGAG GCGGTCTCATCAGTTTTGACGTGTTCCCTGAAGGCTGGGACAAGAGGCTCTGTCTGGACGTGCTGGAGGGGGAGGGCCTGGACACTATCTACTTCTTTGGCAACGAGACGTCGTCT GGGGGAAACGACTATGAGATCTTCAACGACCCGCGCACCATTGGTTTCACAGTATACTCACCAGAGGACACAGCCAGGCACTGTCGAGAGATTTTCTTCAAAGCTCCTGCCAATGAGTCGTGA
- the LOC115171296 gene encoding phosphomannomutase 1 isoform X5, protein MDESNGSSKRTILCLFDVDGTLTPPRESLRRKVKIGIVGGSDYSKIAEQLGEGDEVIQKFDYVFAENGTVQYKDGKLLSKQVGVTEAIQNQIGEELLQDLINFCLSYMGLIKLPKKRGTFIEFRNGMLNISPIGRSCTLEERIEFSEIDKREKIREKFVAALQEEFAGKGLRFTRGGLISFDVFPEGWDKRLCLDVLEGEGLDTIYFFGNETSSGGNDYEIFNDPRTIGFTVYSPEDTARHCREIFFKAPANES, encoded by the exons ATGGATGAATCAAACGGTTCTTCAAAAAGGACTATTCTGTGTTTATTTGACGTGGACGGCACTCTTACCCCACCGAGAGAG TCTCTGCGCAGGAAAGTGAAGATCGGCATAGTGGGTGGATCAGACTACTCAAAGATCGCAGAGCAGCTGGGTGAGGGAGATGAAG TGATACAGAAGTTTGACTATGTGTTTGCTGAGAATGGCACGGTGCAGTACAAAGATGGGAAGCTCCTTTCCAAACAGGTGGGTGTGACTGAG GCCATCCAGAACCAGATAGGAGAGGAACTACTACAGGACCTCATTAACTTCTGTCTCAGCTACATGGGGTTGATCAAGCTGCCCAAGAAAAG GGGCACCTTTATCGAATTCCGCAACGGAATGCTGAACATCTCCCCCATTGGCCGGAGCTGCACACTTGAGGAGCGAATCGAATTCTCTGAAATTGACAAG agagagaaaatccGGGAGAAGTTTGTTGCGGCCCTGCAGGAGGAGTTTGCTGGGAAGGGTCTACGATTTACTAGAG GCGGTCTCATCAGTTTTGACGTGTTCCCTGAAGGCTGGGACAAGAGGCTCTGTCTGGACGTGCTGGAGGGGGAGGGCCTGGACACTATCTACTTCTTTGGCAACGAGACGTCGTCT GGGGGAAACGACTATGAGATCTTCAACGACCCGCGCACCATTGGTTTCACAGTATACTCACCAGAGGACACAGCCAGGCACTGTCGAGAGATTTTCTTCAAAGCTCCTGCCAATGAGTCGTGA
- the LOC115171296 gene encoding phosphomannomutase 1 isoform X4, which produces MDESNGSSKRTILCLFDVDGTLTPPREKIDPKLDEFFQSLRRKVKIGIVGGSDYSKIAEQLGEGDEVIQKFDYVFAENGTVQYKDGKLLSKQAIQNQIGEELLQDLINFCLSYMGLIKLPKKRGTFIEFRNGMLNISPIGRSCTLEERIEFSEIDKREKIREKFVAALQEEFAGKGLRFTRGGLISFDVFPEGWDKRLCLDVLEGEGLDTIYFFGNETSSGGNDYEIFNDPRTIGFTVYSPEDTARHCREIFFKAPANES; this is translated from the exons ATGGATGAATCAAACGGTTCTTCAAAAAGGACTATTCTGTGTTTATTTGACGTGGACGGCACTCTTACCCCACCGAGAGAG AAAATTGACCCTAAGCTGGATGAGTTTTTCCAGTCTCTGCGCAGGAAAGTGAAGATCGGCATAGTGGGTGGATCAGACTACTCAAAGATCGCAGAGCAGCTGGGTGAGGGAGATGAAG TGATACAGAAGTTTGACTATGTGTTTGCTGAGAATGGCACGGTGCAGTACAAAGATGGGAAGCTCCTTTCCAAACAG GCCATCCAGAACCAGATAGGAGAGGAACTACTACAGGACCTCATTAACTTCTGTCTCAGCTACATGGGGTTGATCAAGCTGCCCAAGAAAAG GGGCACCTTTATCGAATTCCGCAACGGAATGCTGAACATCTCCCCCATTGGCCGGAGCTGCACACTTGAGGAGCGAATCGAATTCTCTGAAATTGACAAG agagagaaaatccGGGAGAAGTTTGTTGCGGCCCTGCAGGAGGAGTTTGCTGGGAAGGGTCTACGATTTACTAGAG GCGGTCTCATCAGTTTTGACGTGTTCCCTGAAGGCTGGGACAAGAGGCTCTGTCTGGACGTGCTGGAGGGGGAGGGCCTGGACACTATCTACTTCTTTGGCAACGAGACGTCGTCT GGGGGAAACGACTATGAGATCTTCAACGACCCGCGCACCATTGGTTTCACAGTATACTCACCAGAGGACACAGCCAGGCACTGTCGAGAGATTTTCTTCAAAGCTCCTGCCAATGAGTCGTGA
- the LOC115171296 gene encoding phosphomannomutase 1 isoform X2 gives MIDNTNRYRLCVCLCVCIRCVYASCVCAYTLQKIDPKLDEFFQSLRRKVKIGIVGGSDYSKIAEQLGEGDEVIQKFDYVFAENGTVQYKDGKLLSKQAIQNQIGEELLQDLINFCLSYMGLIKLPKKRGTFIEFRNGMLNISPIGRSCTLEERIEFSEIDKREKIREKFVAALQEEFAGKGLRFTRGGLISFDVFPEGWDKRLCLDVLEGEGLDTIYFFGNETSSGGNDYEIFNDPRTIGFTVYSPEDTARHCREIFFKAPANES, from the exons ATGATAGACAACACAAACaggtacagactgtgtgtgtgcctctgtgtgtgcatTCGTTGTGTGTACGCGTCATGCGTGTGTGCTTACACCCTGCAGAAAATTGACCCTAAGCTGGATGAGTTTTTCCAGTCTCTGCGCAGGAAAGTGAAGATCGGCATAGTGGGTGGATCAGACTACTCAAAGATCGCAGAGCAGCTGGGTGAGGGAGATGAAG TGATACAGAAGTTTGACTATGTGTTTGCTGAGAATGGCACGGTGCAGTACAAAGATGGGAAGCTCCTTTCCAAACAG GCCATCCAGAACCAGATAGGAGAGGAACTACTACAGGACCTCATTAACTTCTGTCTCAGCTACATGGGGTTGATCAAGCTGCCCAAGAAAAG GGGCACCTTTATCGAATTCCGCAACGGAATGCTGAACATCTCCCCCATTGGCCGGAGCTGCACACTTGAGGAGCGAATCGAATTCTCTGAAATTGACAAG agagagaaaatccGGGAGAAGTTTGTTGCGGCCCTGCAGGAGGAGTTTGCTGGGAAGGGTCTACGATTTACTAGAG GCGGTCTCATCAGTTTTGACGTGTTCCCTGAAGGCTGGGACAAGAGGCTCTGTCTGGACGTGCTGGAGGGGGAGGGCCTGGACACTATCTACTTCTTTGGCAACGAGACGTCGTCT GGGGGAAACGACTATGAGATCTTCAACGACCCGCGCACCATTGGTTTCACAGTATACTCACCAGAGGACACAGCCAGGCACTGTCGAGAGATTTTCTTCAAAGCTCCTGCCAATGAGTCGTGA
- the LOC115171296 gene encoding phosphomannomutase 1 isoform X1 encodes MIDNTNRYRLCVCLCVCIRCVYASCVCAYTLQKIDPKLDEFFQSLRRKVKIGIVGGSDYSKIAEQLGEGDEVIQKFDYVFAENGTVQYKDGKLLSKQVGVTEAIQNQIGEELLQDLINFCLSYMGLIKLPKKRGTFIEFRNGMLNISPIGRSCTLEERIEFSEIDKREKIREKFVAALQEEFAGKGLRFTRGGLISFDVFPEGWDKRLCLDVLEGEGLDTIYFFGNETSSGGNDYEIFNDPRTIGFTVYSPEDTARHCREIFFKAPANES; translated from the exons ATGATAGACAACACAAACaggtacagactgtgtgtgtgcctctgtgtgtgcatTCGTTGTGTGTACGCGTCATGCGTGTGTGCTTACACCCTGCAGAAAATTGACCCTAAGCTGGATGAGTTTTTCCAGTCTCTGCGCAGGAAAGTGAAGATCGGCATAGTGGGTGGATCAGACTACTCAAAGATCGCAGAGCAGCTGGGTGAGGGAGATGAAG TGATACAGAAGTTTGACTATGTGTTTGCTGAGAATGGCACGGTGCAGTACAAAGATGGGAAGCTCCTTTCCAAACAGGTGGGTGTGACTGAG GCCATCCAGAACCAGATAGGAGAGGAACTACTACAGGACCTCATTAACTTCTGTCTCAGCTACATGGGGTTGATCAAGCTGCCCAAGAAAAG GGGCACCTTTATCGAATTCCGCAACGGAATGCTGAACATCTCCCCCATTGGCCGGAGCTGCACACTTGAGGAGCGAATCGAATTCTCTGAAATTGACAAG agagagaaaatccGGGAGAAGTTTGTTGCGGCCCTGCAGGAGGAGTTTGCTGGGAAGGGTCTACGATTTACTAGAG GCGGTCTCATCAGTTTTGACGTGTTCCCTGAAGGCTGGGACAAGAGGCTCTGTCTGGACGTGCTGGAGGGGGAGGGCCTGGACACTATCTACTTCTTTGGCAACGAGACGTCGTCT GGGGGAAACGACTATGAGATCTTCAACGACCCGCGCACCATTGGTTTCACAGTATACTCACCAGAGGACACAGCCAGGCACTGTCGAGAGATTTTCTTCAAAGCTCCTGCCAATGAGTCGTGA